One stretch of Meiothermus sp. CFH 77666 DNA includes these proteins:
- a CDS encoding superoxide dismutase, producing the protein MSYPFKLPDLGYAKDALEPHIDAQTMEIHHGKHHAAYVNNLNAALEKHPELHSWSIEDLLTKIAQVPEDIRTAVRNNGGGHHNHTLFWDILTPGGAKEPTGKLAEAINATFGSFEDLKTKMTQAGLTRFGSGWSWLVKDKDGKLHVYSTANQDSPLMEGHTPLLGIDVWEHAYYLKYQNRRPDYLAAIWNVINWDKVASRF; encoded by the coding sequence ATGAGTTATCCGTTCAAACTACCCGACCTCGGTTATGCCAAGGATGCCCTCGAGCCCCACATCGACGCCCAGACCATGGAAATTCACCACGGCAAGCACCACGCAGCCTACGTGAATAACCTGAACGCCGCCCTGGAAAAACACCCCGAACTCCATAGCTGGAGCATCGAAGACCTGCTCACCAAAATTGCCCAGGTGCCCGAGGACATCCGCACCGCCGTACGCAACAACGGCGGCGGCCACCACAACCACACCCTGTTCTGGGACATCCTGACCCCCGGCGGCGCCAAGGAGCCCACCGGCAAACTGGCCGAGGCCATCAACGCCACCTTTGGCTCCTTCGAGGATCTCAAAACCAAGATGACCCAGGCCGGCCTGACCCGCTTTGGCTCCGGCTGGAGCTGGCTGGTCAAAGACAAAGACGGCAAGCTGCACGTCTACAGCACCGCCAACCAGGACTCGCCCCTGATGGAAGGCCACACCCCCCTCCTGGGCATTGACGTGTGGGAGCACGCCTACTACCTCAAATACCAGAACCGCCGCCCCGACTATCTGGCAGCGATCTGGAATGTGATCAACTGGGACAAGGTAGCCAGTCGATTCTAA
- the fumC gene encoding class II fumarate hydratase: MGYRIETDTMGQMQVEESRYWGAQTQRSIQNFPIGQERFKMPRSIIRAMGILKKGAALANADLGELPREKADLIVRAADEVIAGKLDDHFPLVVFQTGSGTQTNMNANEVIANRAIELAGGVLGSKKPIHPNDDVNRGQSSNDTFPTAMHIAVVEELHRQLYPNVQKLRDTLAAKSEAYKDVVKVGRTHLQDATPITLGQEIGSWVAQIDYCLAEVRHAEQGLYELAIGGTAVGTGLNAHPKFGDLAAAYFAKETGFPFVSAKNKFAALAAHDALVTTSAALRTLAGALMKMANDVRWLASGPRNGIGEITIPENEPGSSIMPGKVNPTQSEALTMVAVQVFGNDAAVAFAGSQGNFQLNVFKPVMVYNVLTSIQLLGDACAAFNDNCAVGIEPNLPRIKENLEKNLMQVTALNRHIGYDKAAAIAKKAHKEGTSLKEAALALGYLTEEEFDKWVVPLEMTHN, from the coding sequence ATGGGCTACCGAATCGAAACCGACACCATGGGCCAGATGCAGGTTGAGGAGAGCCGCTACTGGGGCGCCCAGACCCAGCGCTCCATCCAGAACTTCCCGATTGGACAAGAGCGCTTCAAGATGCCCCGCTCCATCATCCGAGCCATGGGCATCCTGAAGAAGGGGGCCGCGCTGGCCAATGCCGACCTGGGCGAGCTGCCCCGTGAAAAGGCCGACCTGATCGTCCGGGCTGCCGACGAAGTGATCGCTGGCAAGCTGGACGATCATTTTCCGCTGGTGGTGTTCCAGACCGGCTCCGGCACCCAGACCAACATGAACGCCAACGAGGTCATCGCCAACCGCGCCATCGAGCTGGCGGGGGGGGTGCTGGGCTCCAAAAAACCCATCCACCCCAACGACGATGTGAACCGGGGCCAGTCTTCCAACGACACCTTCCCCACCGCCATGCACATTGCGGTGGTCGAAGAGCTCCACCGCCAGCTTTACCCCAACGTGCAAAAGCTGCGCGATACCCTGGCCGCCAAGTCCGAGGCCTACAAGGATGTGGTCAAGGTGGGGCGTACCCACCTGCAGGACGCCACCCCCATTACCCTGGGGCAGGAAATTGGGAGCTGGGTAGCGCAAATTGATTACTGCCTGGCCGAAGTGCGCCATGCCGAACAGGGCCTCTACGAACTGGCCATCGGCGGCACAGCAGTGGGCACCGGTCTCAATGCCCACCCCAAGTTTGGCGACCTGGCCGCCGCCTACTTTGCCAAGGAGACGGGCTTTCCCTTCGTCTCGGCCAAGAACAAGTTCGCGGCCCTCGCAGCCCACGACGCACTGGTGACGACCAGCGCTGCCCTGCGCACCCTGGCTGGCGCCCTGATGAAGATGGCCAACGATGTGCGCTGGCTGGCCTCGGGCCCTCGCAACGGCATTGGGGAGATTACGATTCCCGAAAACGAACCTGGAAGCTCCATCATGCCGGGCAAAGTGAACCCCACCCAGTCGGAGGCCCTGACCATGGTGGCCGTGCAGGTGTTTGGCAACGATGCAGCCGTGGCTTTTGCCGGTTCGCAGGGCAACTTTCAGCTCAACGTGTTCAAGCCGGTGATGGTTTACAACGTGCTGACCAGCATTCAACTGCTGGGCGATGCCTGTGCGGCCTTCAACGACAACTGTGCAGTGGGCATCGAGCCCAACCTACCCCGGATCAAGGAGAACCTCGAGAAGAACCTAATGCAGGTAACCGCACTGAACCGCCACATCGGCTACGACAAGGCCGCCGCCATTGCCAAAAAAGCCCACAAAGAAGGCACCAGCCTCAAAGAAGCCGCACTGGCCCTGGGTTACCTGACCGAGGAAGAGTTCGATAAGTGGGTAGTGCCCCTCGAGATGACGCATAACTAG